The following proteins come from a genomic window of Gottfriedia acidiceleris:
- a CDS encoding rhodanese-like domain-containing protein: MYFYQKRLIKTLTEEEFRAGYRKAQLIDLRDQEDFKNGHILGARNIPFAQLKTRSKEIRKDQAVYLYDQMGVRPGQAARILRKQGVTELYQLKGGYKLWSGKIKKGL, translated from the coding sequence ATGTATTTCTACCAAAAACGTTTAATTAAAACGTTAACTGAGGAAGAATTTCGTGCTGGCTACCGTAAAGCTCAGCTAATTGACTTACGTGATCAAGAAGATTTTAAGAACGGCCATATATTAGGTGCTCGTAATATTCCGTTCGCACAATTAAAAACGCGTTCAAAAGAAATTCGTAAAGATCAAGCTGTCTATTTATATGATCAAATGGGCGTTCGTCCAGGACAAGCTGCACGTATTTTACGTAAACAAGGTGTAACAGAACTTTACCAACTTAAAGGCGGCTACAAGCTTTGGTCTGGTAAAATTAAAAAAGGTTTATAA
- a CDS encoding M24 family metallopeptidase: MEKIKKLREALVEKGLDALLVTSTYNRRYMTNFTGSAGVALITQDKALFITDFRYIEQATSQCEGYDIVKHEGSIPAEVAALTEKFGLAKLGFEQDHITFTEFGSYRKVVKAELVPVSGLIEKLRLIKTDAEISIIKEATKIAESAFDHILGFIRPGVTELEVSNELEFFMRKLGATSSSFDTIVASGTRSALPHGVASEKVIESGDFVTLDFGAYYKGYVSDMTRTVSVGEPHSDLKKIYDIVLEAQLRGVNGIKAGITGKEADALTRDYITEKGYGEYYGHGTGHGIGLEVHEGPGVSFRSDTVLEPNMIVTCEPGIYIPNLGGVRIEDDLIVKTGGNENLMSSPKNLIIL, translated from the coding sequence ATGGAAAAAATTAAAAAGTTACGTGAAGCTTTAGTAGAAAAAGGATTAGACGCATTATTAGTTACTAGTACATACAACAGACGTTACATGACGAACTTCACAGGTTCTGCTGGTGTTGCATTAATTACACAGGACAAAGCTTTATTCATTACTGATTTCCGCTATATTGAACAAGCTACTAGCCAATGTGAAGGTTATGATATTGTTAAACATGAAGGGTCAATTCCAGCTGAAGTTGCAGCTTTAACAGAGAAATTTGGCTTAGCAAAACTTGGATTTGAACAAGATCATATTACGTTTACAGAATTTGGTTCTTACCGCAAAGTGGTAAAAGCAGAATTAGTTCCTGTAAGTGGATTAATTGAAAAATTACGCTTAATTAAAACGGATGCAGAGATTTCAATCATTAAGGAAGCTACTAAAATTGCAGAATCTGCTTTTGATCATATTTTAGGATTTATCCGTCCAGGTGTTACTGAATTAGAAGTATCGAATGAGTTAGAATTTTTTATGCGTAAATTAGGTGCTACTTCATCATCATTTGATACGATCGTTGCTTCTGGTACTCGTTCTGCTCTTCCTCACGGTGTAGCATCAGAAAAAGTAATTGAATCAGGTGATTTTGTAACGTTAGATTTTGGTGCATACTATAAAGGTTATGTATCAGATATGACTAGAACAGTTTCAGTAGGTGAGCCTCATTCTGATTTGAAGAAAATTTATGATATCGTTCTTGAAGCTCAATTACGTGGTGTTAATGGGATTAAAGCAGGTATTACAGGTAAAGAGGCTGATGCTTTAACTCGTGATTATATTACGGAAAAAGGTTACGGAGAGTATTATGGACATGGAACTGGCCATGGTATTGGTCTAGAAGTACATGAGGGACCTGGCGTATCATTCCGTTCTGATACAGTATTAGAGCCAAATATGATCGTGACTTGTGAACCAGGTATTTATATTCCAAATCTAGGTGGAGTTCGTATAGAAGATGATTTAATCGTTAAAACTGGTGGTAACGAAAACTTAATGTCTTCACCAAAGAATCTAATTATTTTATAA
- the splB gene encoding spore photoproduct lyase produces MKPFIPKLVYFEPQALEYPLGKELKEKFEQMGLEIRETTSHNQIRNLPGENDVEKYRIAKSTLVVGLRKTLKFETSKPSAEYAIPLATGCMGHCHYCYLQTTLGSKPYIRVYVNLEDIFEQAQKYIKEREPEITRFEAACTSDIVGIDYLTHSLKKTIEFIGETEFGRLRFVTKFPHVDHLLDAKHNGKTTFRFSINSRYVIKNFEPGTGSFDERIEAAKKVAYAGYPFGFIVAPIYMHEDWEEGYEELFIRLKDALGELANEKMTFELIQHRFTKPAKKVILERYPNTKLEMDEEKRKYKWGKYGIGKYVYQKEEAASIEETISGYIKKYFPNGEIQYFT; encoded by the coding sequence ATGAAGCCTTTTATACCAAAGCTTGTTTATTTCGAGCCTCAAGCTTTAGAGTATCCGTTAGGAAAGGAACTAAAGGAGAAATTTGAGCAGATGGGTTTAGAAATAAGAGAAACAACATCTCATAATCAAATTCGAAATTTACCTGGTGAAAATGATGTGGAAAAATACCGGATTGCTAAGTCAACTTTAGTAGTGGGGTTGCGTAAGACTTTAAAGTTTGAAACATCTAAACCTTCAGCGGAATATGCAATTCCTCTTGCTACAGGCTGTATGGGGCATTGTCATTATTGCTACTTACAAACTACGCTTGGTTCCAAGCCTTATATTAGGGTGTATGTAAATTTAGAAGATATTTTTGAGCAAGCCCAAAAATATATAAAGGAACGCGAACCTGAGATTACACGGTTTGAAGCTGCGTGTACGTCTGATATAGTTGGTATAGATTATTTAACACATTCTCTTAAGAAAACGATTGAATTTATTGGTGAAACAGAATTTGGTCGTTTACGATTTGTAACGAAATTTCCACATGTAGATCATTTACTTGATGCAAAACATAATGGAAAAACAACATTTAGATTCAGTATTAATTCTAGGTATGTTATCAAAAACTTCGAACCTGGAACTGGTTCATTTGATGAGAGAATAGAAGCCGCGAAAAAAGTTGCATATGCAGGATATCCATTTGGTTTTATTGTTGCACCCATTTATATGCATGAAGATTGGGAAGAGGGCTATGAGGAGCTTTTTATTCGATTAAAGGATGCATTAGGTGAATTAGCTAATGAGAAGATGACTTTTGAACTCATACAGCATCGTTTTACTAAGCCTGCCAAAAAGGTGATTTTAGAGAGGTATCCTAATACTAAACTAGAAATGGATGAAGAGAAAAGGAAATATAAATGGGGCAAATATGGAATTGGAAAATATGTTTATCAAAAGGAAGAGGCTGCTTCAATTGAAGAGACCATTTCTGGTTATATAAAAAAGTATTTTCCTAATGGAGAAATTCAATATTTTACTTAA
- a CDS encoding DUF1385 domain-containing protein yields MREKNKAVYGGQAIVEGVMFGGKTHTVSAIRRTNEEIQYYEEPIHINRTMQKLKKIPLVRGVVAIIQASINGSKHLNYSTERYGIDPEDDEKIAIEREKQKGTLATYLGLSLLAVLSFLVGKVIFTLVPVLLAATLKPIFETDFQQVVIESILKLGFLLIYIYLVSLTPFIKRVFMYHGAEHKVINAYENNIPLTIEGVQSQSRLHYRCGSSFILFTVIVGMFIYFLVPTSPLWLRIVDRLLLIPVVIGVSFEVLQLTNKVRNIPILRWVGYPGLWLQLLTTKEPSDDQVEVSIASFNRLLEVEKNNNI; encoded by the coding sequence ATGAGAGAGAAAAATAAAGCAGTTTATGGGGGTCAAGCAATCGTAGAGGGCGTAATGTTTGGTGGCAAAACACATACAGTCTCTGCTATCCGCAGGACAAATGAAGAAATTCAATATTATGAAGAACCGATACATATAAATCGGACAATGCAAAAATTAAAGAAAATCCCTTTAGTCCGTGGTGTAGTCGCGATTATACAAGCAAGTATTAATGGGTCCAAGCATTTAAATTACTCAACTGAAAGATACGGAATTGATCCAGAGGATGATGAGAAAATTGCAATTGAGCGTGAAAAACAAAAAGGTACGCTTGCAACTTATCTCGGACTTTCATTGCTAGCCGTTTTATCATTTTTAGTTGGAAAAGTTATTTTCACCCTTGTTCCGGTACTATTGGCAGCAACATTGAAACCAATATTTGAAACCGATTTTCAACAAGTCGTAATAGAAAGTATTTTAAAACTAGGTTTTTTATTAATCTATATCTACTTAGTTTCATTGACTCCATTTATAAAAAGAGTGTTTATGTATCATGGTGCCGAGCATAAAGTGATTAATGCATATGAAAACAATATTCCTTTAACGATTGAAGGAGTCCAATCACAATCTCGACTTCATTACCGTTGTGGAAGTAGCTTTATCCTATTTACTGTAATAGTTGGTATGTTCATATACTTCTTAGTTCCAACAAGCCCACTATGGCTTAGAATTGTCGATCGACTTTTATTAATTCCAGTCGTTATAGGTGTTTCGTTCGAAGTTCTTCAATTAACAAATAAAGTTCGAAATATTCCTATTTTAAGATGGGTAGGTTACCCTGGTTTATGGCTACAATTATTAACAACTAAAGAACCATCTGATGATCAAGTTGAAGTATCAATCGCTTCATTTAACCGACTTTTAGAAGTGGAAAAAAATAACAACATTTAA
- a CDS encoding lipoate--protein ligase family protein: MTKTKWYFINSGVKSGSYNMALDECLIKWQSEEGFLPTLRFYEWENPTVTIGYFQKNQEISLEALKKYNGDFVRRQTGGRSVLHHDELTYSVIVPESYPNMPVSVTEAYRVISMGILEGYKLLGLDASFSVPKTAEEKNELKNPASAVCFDAPSWYEVVVNDKKIAGSAQTRQKGSILQHGSIPLNIDVDMLYDLYIFSSDAVRERMKKRFLDRATWINAESTTPKTMADLYKAFEKGFEIGLDIELMPYELTEAQEKEVQDLAATKYGTEEWNLRK, translated from the coding sequence ATGACAAAGACAAAGTGGTATTTTATTAATAGCGGAGTAAAATCAGGAAGCTATAATATGGCTCTTGATGAATGCTTAATCAAGTGGCAAAGTGAAGAAGGTTTTCTTCCAACACTGCGTTTCTATGAATGGGAAAATCCTACTGTAACAATTGGATATTTCCAAAAAAACCAAGAAATAAGTTTAGAAGCATTAAAAAAATACAACGGTGATTTCGTAAGACGCCAAACTGGTGGAAGAAGCGTACTTCATCATGATGAATTAACTTATAGCGTAATTGTCCCAGAAAGCTACCCAAATATGCCTGTATCAGTTACAGAAGCATATAGAGTGATTTCAATGGGAATTTTAGAAGGGTACAAGCTACTTGGTTTAGATGCTTCTTTTTCTGTACCAAAAACTGCTGAAGAAAAAAATGAATTAAAAAACCCAGCAAGTGCAGTTTGCTTTGATGCGCCATCATGGTATGAAGTTGTTGTAAATGATAAAAAAATTGCTGGAAGTGCGCAAACAAGACAAAAGGGCTCAATTCTTCAGCATGGTTCAATTCCTTTAAATATTGATGTTGATATGTTATATGACTTATATATTTTCTCTTCAGACGCAGTGAGAGAAAGAATGAAAAAACGATTCTTAGATCGTGCAACTTGGATCAATGCAGAAAGTACTACTCCTAAAACAATGGCTGACTTGTATAAAGCATTTGAAAAAGGCTTCGAAATTGGATTAGATATCGAGTTGATGCCTTATGAATTAACGGAAGCTCAAGAGAAGGAAGTACAGGATTTAGCTGCAACTAAATATGGTACTGAGGAATGGAATTTACGTAAGTAG
- the efp gene encoding elongation factor P, whose amino-acid sequence MISVNDFRTGLTIETDGGLWQVMDFQHVKPGKGAAFVRSKLRNLRTGAVQEKTFRAGEKVAKAHIQNRKMQYLYANGNQHVFMDNESYEQIELPEANIERELKFLKENMEVYIMTFESEILGVELPNTVELKVVETEPGIKGDTASNVTKPATMETGLVVQVPIFINEGEVLIINTTEASYVSRAKA is encoded by the coding sequence ATGATTTCAGTAAACGATTTTCGTACAGGTTTAACAATTGAAACTGACGGTGGACTTTGGCAAGTAATGGATTTCCAACACGTTAAACCGGGTAAAGGTGCTGCATTCGTACGTTCAAAACTTCGTAACCTACGTACAGGTGCTGTACAAGAAAAAACATTCCGTGCTGGTGAGAAAGTAGCAAAAGCACATATTCAAAACCGTAAAATGCAATATTTATACGCTAATGGTAACCAACATGTATTCATGGACAATGAGTCTTATGAGCAAATTGAATTACCAGAAGCAAATATTGAACGTGAATTAAAATTCCTTAAAGAAAATATGGAAGTTTATATCATGACTTTTGAAAGTGAAATTTTAGGTGTTGAATTACCAAACACTGTTGAACTAAAAGTAGTTGAAACTGAGCCAGGTATTAAAGGTGATACTGCTTCTAACGTTACAAAACCAGCTACAATGGAAACTGGTTTAGTAGTACAAGTACCAATCTTCATTAATGAAGGTGAAGTATTAATTATTAACACAACTGAAGCTAGCTACGTTTCACGTGCAAAAGCTTAA
- the mntR gene encoding transcriptional regulator MntR, producing MPTPSMEDYIEQIYLLIEDKGYARVSDIAEALSVHPSSVTKMVQKLDKDDYLIYEKYRGLILTQKGKKMGKRLVYRHVLLEQFLRIIGVDENLIYQDVEGMEHHMSWEAIDRIGELVQFFEEDKNRIEALKDIQKSNEAQSNSNN from the coding sequence ATGCCCACACCTAGTATGGAAGATTATATTGAACAAATTTACCTTTTAATTGAAGATAAAGGGTATGCTCGTGTATCTGATATTGCTGAAGCATTATCTGTACACCCATCGTCAGTAACTAAAATGGTGCAAAAACTAGATAAAGACGATTATTTAATTTATGAAAAATATAGAGGATTAATCCTAACGCAAAAAGGTAAAAAAATGGGAAAAAGACTTGTCTACCGCCATGTATTACTTGAGCAATTCTTAAGAATTATTGGTGTAGATGAAAATTTAATTTATCAAGATGTTGAAGGAATGGAACATCATATGAGTTGGGAAGCCATTGATCGAATTGGCGAACTTGTTCAGTTCTTTGAAGAAGATAAAAATCGAATCGAAGCATTAAAAGATATTCAAAAGTCGAATGAAGCCCAATCGAATTCAAATAACTAA
- a CDS encoding SA1362 family protein, producing MNQKVYTSIFYGIIALALFGLIAQLINDPAKLLQRFLFIGLILLIIYFIYRVFSSSNSQRSHQDSYRKAAKQTIKKYNTQKSSSFKKSINKSKPTSRKSTSTPLLKKRSKDASHLTVIEGEKGKKKDRASY from the coding sequence GTGAATCAAAAAGTGTACACATCAATATTTTATGGAATAATAGCATTAGCACTTTTTGGCTTAATTGCTCAGTTGATAAACGATCCAGCAAAATTATTACAACGATTTTTGTTTATTGGATTAATCCTTTTAATTATTTATTTTATTTATAGAGTTTTTTCATCTTCAAACAGTCAAAGAAGCCATCAAGACTCCTATCGTAAGGCTGCAAAACAAACTATAAAAAAATATAACACTCAAAAATCTAGCTCGTTTAAAAAATCGATTAACAAATCAAAGCCCACTTCAAGAAAAAGTACCTCCACGCCTTTGTTAAAAAAACGTTCAAAGGATGCAAGTCACTTAACTGTGATTGAAGGTGAAAAGGGCAAAAAGAAAGACCGTGCTTCCTACTAA
- a CDS encoding peptidylprolyl isomerase, translating into MLKKSIRAILISCLVLTISLLAACGNNHEKSANGKKHVKLPIATIKVKDYGVIKAELYPNIAPNTVDNFISLANKGFYNGLTFHRVVRDFVIQGGDPEGTGGGGPGYAINGEFTSNGFKNNLKHTTGVLSMARTGDPNSAGSQFFIMANDTPDLDGQYASFGKVTEGIDIVKKIDAVEVDSMEKPVTPVIIESIKVDTKGEKYAKPKTHKE; encoded by the coding sequence ATGTTAAAAAAATCGATTAGGGCAATTTTAATAAGCTGTCTTGTGTTAACAATCAGCTTATTAGCAGCATGTGGTAACAATCATGAAAAATCTGCAAATGGTAAAAAACATGTGAAATTACCAATTGCAACAATAAAGGTAAAGGATTACGGTGTCATTAAAGCTGAATTATATCCTAATATTGCACCAAATACAGTAGATAATTTTATTTCACTAGCAAACAAAGGATTTTATAATGGATTAACATTCCATCGAGTTGTTAGAGACTTCGTTATTCAAGGTGGAGATCCTGAGGGAACTGGTGGCGGTGGTCCAGGATATGCAATTAATGGAGAATTTACATCAAATGGCTTTAAAAATAACTTAAAACATACAACAGGTGTACTATCTATGGCAAGAACTGGTGACCCAAATAGTGCTGGAAGTCAATTTTTCATAATGGCAAACGATACACCTGACCTTGATGGGCAATATGCTTCATTTGGTAAGGTGACAGAAGGAATCGATATTGTTAAGAAAATTGACGCAGTTGAAGTGGATTCAATGGAAAAACCTGTTACTCCAGTAATCATCGAGTCCATAAAGGTAGATACTAAAGGCGAGAAATACGCTAAACCAAAAACTCATAAAGAATAA
- a CDS encoding YqhR family membrane protein: MQEKDKEQEKKQGQDQEQEKDMQSQENNQNQDQNQSKSQNEYLVQGGEGDSKGNKNFNKIVSIGFFGGIFWSSVLLVLSYFDFTQIGPNFVLERIKLGKWANGYVENLLSIVGIGIISIIIAFIFYFIGRKFNGVLPGIFFGLLLWVIVFILLGKIAFDLKAIKDYSSDTTVTTICLFILYGTFIAYSVSFAFQEQKAYLRGYSK; the protein is encoded by the coding sequence ATGCAGGAAAAAGATAAAGAACAAGAAAAAAAGCAAGGTCAGGATCAAGAACAAGAAAAAGATATGCAAAGTCAAGAAAATAATCAAAACCAAGATCAAAATCAAAGTAAAAGTCAAAATGAATACCTAGTCCAAGGTGGCGAAGGTGATTCAAAAGGGAATAAGAACTTTAATAAGATTGTTAGTATTGGGTTTTTTGGTGGCATATTTTGGTCTTCTGTTTTGTTAGTTCTTAGTTATTTTGACTTTACTCAAATTGGTCCAAATTTTGTTTTAGAAAGAATCAAACTTGGAAAATGGGCAAATGGTTATGTTGAAAACTTACTATCTATTGTTGGTATAGGCATTATTTCAATCATTATTGCATTTATATTTTATTTTATCGGTAGAAAATTTAACGGAGTTCTGCCAGGTATATTTTTTGGATTACTCCTGTGGGTTATTGTTTTTATTCTTCTTGGTAAAATAGCATTCGATTTAAAAGCAATTAAGGATTACTCATCTGATACGACAGTTACTACAATCTGTTTATTCATTTTATACGGAACTTTTATTGCATATTCTGTTTCTTTTGCTTTTCAAGAGCAAAAGGCATATTTGCGTGGCTATTCAAAATAG
- the aroQ gene encoding type II 3-dehydroquinate dehydratase codes for MAKFLLLNGPNLNMLGQREVSIYGSTTLKDIEDHLSSLAHEDGDTIDCFQSNHEGELIDQLHAANKVYDGILFNPGAFTHYSYAIRDAIASITVPTIEVHISNIHKREEFRHTSVLAAVTVGQIVGLGVYGYDLGLSALKKISRGEKNNGKN; via the coding sequence ATGGCTAAGTTTTTATTATTGAATGGACCTAATCTAAATATGCTCGGTCAGAGAGAAGTTTCTATCTATGGTTCAACTACTTTAAAGGATATTGAGGATCATTTATCATCGCTTGCACATGAAGATGGGGATACGATTGATTGCTTTCAATCGAATCATGAAGGTGAATTAATCGATCAACTTCATGCGGCAAATAAAGTCTATGATGGGATTCTGTTTAATCCTGGCGCATTTACTCATTACAGCTATGCAATTCGTGATGCAATTGCAAGTATTACCGTACCAACTATTGAAGTACATATTTCAAATATACATAAAAGAGAAGAGTTCCGACATACTTCAGTTTTAGCTGCAGTAACTGTTGGGCAAATCGTTGGTTTAGGTGTGTATGGATATGACTTAGGTTTAAGTGCGTTAAAAAAGATTAGTAGGGGAGAGAAAAACAATGGAAAAAATTAA
- a CDS encoding MMPL family transporter: MKSTVSENSAWKKVGRTIYQFRFIVIAILAIFSIILGIYSKHLPGILDGDGFRTPGEYEKAKNVLEKEFEQSPDSLIIILERKKGATSVEFQSDIERIVKEVQKEKNVKQFHHPLMNPGMKKDNIAYLSLLYNEKDHDKLVDLNNKFAKKLESLSNDTVKVGTTGFTIISDVMNKTSQEDLKKAEMIGVPIAFIVLFFAFGSLVASAIPIIIGMISILSTFGILFFIGKHVDLSIFVLNVAPMIGLALSIDFALLFVSRYKTELQNHSSVKEAISITFATAGRAIIFSGICVFIGLSALYFINIDLFRSVAISGAVVVLVSLFLSLTLLPAVLSALGKNINKGTLKSIANRSQDQQQAVWRKFANFVMKRPIIMALTSLIILGLFVIPIRDVHLNIPTIDALPKDATSRINYEKYQKAFLPEAQKHGTISIVLESNTDFLNQNNVNALDKIQKKLENDKNVYEVKSVLNAVNLNAQQFLPALKSPNASKIQPAIDAYIKKNKTYIQVFLNSDPKSEKGKQWVRDFEDRYNGKIEGLDYTIGGQVKFEQELFDEITDNIVYGLLVIMVSTFIILMIAFRSIIIPIKAILMNVLSLSATFGIITWLFQGGNFGLPQSDIMLILPVFVFGLVFGLSMDYEVFLMSRMQELYYESGDNTYSTREGLVSTSRIITSAASIMIVITGAFAFTDMVPVKQMGIGIAIAIFLDATIVRLVLVPSLMQLFGKWNWWFPFAKNKTEEPSKRVG; encoded by the coding sequence ATGAAAAGTACAGTAAGTGAAAATAGTGCTTGGAAAAAGGTGGGTCGAACGATTTATCAATTCCGATTTATTGTTATTGCAATTTTAGCTATATTTTCAATTATTCTAGGTATTTATTCGAAGCATTTACCTGGCATTTTAGATGGAGATGGTTTTAGGACACCTGGAGAGTACGAAAAAGCTAAGAATGTACTAGAAAAAGAATTTGAACAATCGCCAGATTCACTCATCATTATTCTCGAGCGGAAAAAGGGTGCCACAAGCGTCGAATTCCAATCTGATATTGAACGGATTGTGAAGGAAGTTCAAAAGGAAAAGAATGTAAAACAATTTCATCACCCTCTAATGAATCCGGGTATGAAAAAAGATAATATTGCCTACTTATCTCTTTTATACAATGAAAAGGATCACGATAAGCTTGTTGATCTAAACAATAAATTTGCAAAAAAATTAGAGTCTTTATCAAATGATACTGTAAAGGTAGGAACAACTGGTTTTACAATCATTAGTGATGTAATGAATAAAACTAGTCAAGAAGACTTAAAGAAAGCAGAAATGATTGGTGTACCGATTGCGTTTATTGTTCTATTTTTTGCATTTGGAAGTTTAGTTGCATCTGCTATTCCAATTATAATCGGTATGATTAGTATTTTAAGTACATTTGGAATATTATTCTTCATAGGTAAACATGTTGATTTATCAATCTTTGTCTTAAATGTTGCACCGATGATTGGATTAGCTTTATCAATCGATTTTGCCTTATTATTCGTAAGCCGTTATAAGACTGAATTACAGAACCATTCATCAGTGAAAGAAGCAATTAGTATAACGTTTGCAACTGCGGGTAGAGCGATTATTTTTTCTGGTATTTGCGTATTTATTGGATTATCAGCTCTGTACTTCATAAATATTGATCTTTTTAGAAGTGTCGCAATAAGTGGCGCAGTTGTTGTATTAGTTAGTTTATTTTTATCATTAACTCTATTACCAGCAGTACTATCAGCTCTTGGTAAAAATATTAATAAAGGTACGTTAAAATCGATTGCGAATCGAAGCCAAGATCAACAACAAGCAGTTTGGAGAAAATTTGCAAATTTCGTTATGAAAAGACCAATCATCATGGCACTAACGTCATTAATCATATTAGGTCTTTTCGTCATTCCAATTAGGGATGTGCACTTAAATATCCCTACAATTGATGCATTACCAAAGGATGCAACATCGAGAATTAATTATGAAAAATATCAAAAAGCTTTTCTTCCAGAAGCTCAAAAACATGGAACGATCTCAATTGTACTAGAATCTAATACGGACTTTTTAAATCAAAATAATGTAAACGCATTAGATAAAATACAGAAAAAGCTTGAAAATGACAAAAATGTTTATGAAGTTAAAAGTGTGTTGAATGCAGTTAATTTAAACGCTCAACAATTTTTACCTGCTTTAAAATCTCCAAACGCATCAAAAATTCAGCCTGCGATTGATGCCTATATTAAAAAGAATAAAACTTATATTCAAGTATTCTTGAATTCTGATCCAAAATCAGAAAAAGGGAAACAATGGGTAAGAGATTTTGAAGATAGATACAATGGTAAAATTGAAGGACTTGATTATACTATCGGTGGTCAAGTGAAATTTGAACAAGAATTATTTGATGAGATTACAGATAATATTGTATACGGTTTACTAGTGATTATGGTTAGTACTTTTATCATATTAATGATTGCATTTAGGTCCATTATCATTCCAATCAAAGCGATCTTAATGAATGTTTTATCTTTAAGTGCAACGTTTGGAATCATTACTTGGTTATTCCAAGGTGGTAATTTTGGCTTACCTCAATCTGATATTATGTTAATTTTGCCAGTGTTTGTTTTTGGATTAGTTTTCGGTTTAAGTATGGACTATGAAGTATTTTTAATGTCGAGAATGCAAGAGCTATACTATGAATCGGGAGATAATACTTATTCAACAAGAGAAGGGTTAGTATCGACGAGCCGAATTATCACATCAGCGGCATCCATTATGATTGTTATTACAGGGGCATTTGCTTTTACGGATATGGTACCTGTTAAACAGATGGGAATCGGGATTGCTATAGCCATTTTCTTAGATGCTACAATTGTTCGTTTAGTTTTAGTTCCTAGCTTAATGCAGTTATTTGGAAAATGGAATTGGTGGTTTCCATTTGCAAAAAATAAAACCGAGGAACCATCTAAACGAGTTGGGTAA